From a single Pseudobutyrivibrio xylanivorans genomic region:
- a CDS encoding RNA polymerase sigma factor: MNIKKMCEEYYQLVQGFLRTLTNGDRDLAEDLTQETFLRAIRRSDTFRGDSKVSTWLCQIAKYTFWQYLEKNNKFNQIPIEEAMEISTGELVEEMYIKNETNKALYAAIEKLDSTTKDVMLYRLKGELSFKEIGELKGKTENWARVTFYRGKAKIGKEMCEYE, translated from the coding sequence TTGAACATCAAGAAAATGTGCGAAGAATACTATCAGCTTGTGCAGGGCTTTCTTCGGACACTCACCAATGGAGATAGGGACTTGGCAGAGGACCTAACTCAGGAGACTTTCCTTCGTGCAATCAGGCGAAGCGATACATTCAGAGGTGATTCAAAAGTCTCCACCTGGCTATGCCAGATAGCAAAATACACCTTCTGGCAATATCTTGAAAAGAATAATAAATTCAATCAGATTCCAATTGAAGAAGCCATGGAGATATCCACTGGTGAGCTGGTTGAAGAGATGTACATCAAAAATGAAACAAACAAGGCTCTGTACGCGGCTATCGAAAAGCTAGATAGCACTACAAAAGATGTGATGCTCTACAGGTTAAAGGGTGAGCTTTCATTCAAAGAAATAGGAGAATTAAAAGGCAAGACTGAAAACTGGGCCAGGGTAACATTCTATCGAGGCAAGGCGAAAATAGGAAAGGAGATGTGTGAATATGAGTAA
- a CDS encoding zf-HC2 domain-containing protein has translation MEKISCEIIEDLLPSYRDEVLTDSVKLMVENHLESCNHCKGKLTQLEQEIEINELEQKSRGRKFIAVLQRRKYYLIGMMIGALIPIGAFAALIVYLMVLSE, from the coding sequence ATGGAAAAAATATCATGCGAAATAATAGAAGATTTGCTGCCATCATACAGGGATGAGGTGTTAACTGATTCGGTGAAGCTCATGGTAGAAAACCATCTTGAATCTTGTAACCACTGTAAAGGTAAGCTAACGCAGCTAGAGCAGGAAATCGAAATAAATGAACTAGAGCAGAAAAGTAGAGGACGCAAATTTATAGCAGTATTGCAAAGAAGAAAATACTACCTCATCGGAATGATGATAGGTGCGTTGATACCTATAGGAGCATTCGCCGCTTTAATAGTGTATCTCATGGTACTTTCTGAATAG
- a CDS encoding GNAT family N-acetyltransferase, whose protein sequence is MNIRRASENDIDSLIKLLQEVLEIHANIRPDIFISGTTKYTREELLQKIANDEEPIYVAVNENDDVMGYAFCALRNQPFSTNMVPFKSLYIDDLCVDSNYRGQHIGEQLFEYVKAEAKRLGCYEITLAVWAGNDGAEKFYEKIGMKTKERIMEYIL, encoded by the coding sequence ATGAATATTCGAAGAGCTAGTGAAAACGATATCGACAGCTTGATTAAGCTATTACAGGAAGTGTTGGAAATACATGCCAATATCAGGCCTGATATTTTCATCTCCGGTACTACTAAATATACTCGCGAGGAATTATTACAAAAGATAGCCAATGATGAAGAACCAATCTATGTTGCAGTTAACGAGAATGATGACGTAATGGGTTACGCATTTTGTGCCCTCAGAAATCAGCCTTTCTCCACTAACATGGTTCCTTTCAAATCACTTTATATCGATGATCTATGTGTTGATAGCAACTACCGTGGTCAGCATATTGGCGAGCAGCTTTTTGAATATGTTAAAGCTGAGGCCAAGCGCCTAGGCTGTTACGAAATCACTCTTGCTGTGTGGGCAGGAAATGATGGCGCCGAGAAATTCTATGAAAAAATAGGAATGAAAACCAAGGAACGTATTATGGAATATATTTTATAA
- a CDS encoding zf-HC2 domain-containing protein — MSKFECDLVADLLPIYIDGKASEATKEFIEEHIKTCQDCRDIYEAMTADMELSKPEKRKKKFKIPSLLKILLVVLGYLVFVIVLIVIINYILMNGVF; from the coding sequence ATGAGTAAATTTGAATGCGATTTAGTAGCAGATCTTCTTCCTATTTATATCGATGGAAAAGCAAGTGAGGCAACGAAGGAATTCATAGAAGAGCATATAAAAACCTGCCAGGATTGCAGGGACATCTATGAAGCCATGACGGCAGATATGGAGCTGTCAAAGCCAGAAAAGAGAAAGAAGAAATTTAAAATCCCTTCACTTCTTAAAATACTCTTAGTAGTGCTGGGGTACCTTGTTTTTGTGATAGTACTTATAGTGATAATAAATTACATCTTGATGAATGGAGTATTTTGA
- a CDS encoding nitroreductase family protein: MFINDVKNRRSVRTFDGNGIGNEVIDDLKEYAESIVNPYNIPVEFVFLKKDEHGLSSPVLSGEKEYIAAKVKKGANADVAYGYSFEELLMYAVSKGLGTVWIGGTLSRDKFEKAINLKDDEIMPCMSPIGYAADKMGVKEVLMRKGVKADSRYDFSELFFANSFETQLTEDKAEELGIKTALEAVRLAPSAVNKQPWRVVVTDNGVHFYEKKDKGYDNGTYDLQKVDLGIALYHFENQCREEGKKLTFKQADPGIATPEKTEYIASYVW, encoded by the coding sequence ATGTTTATTAATGACGTAAAAAACAGACGAAGTGTAAGAACCTTTGACGGCAATGGTATAGGCAACGAAGTAATAGATGATTTAAAGGAATACGCAGAAAGCATTGTAAATCCTTACAATATTCCTGTGGAATTCGTATTTTTAAAAAAGGATGAGCATGGACTATCAAGCCCAGTTCTATCTGGTGAAAAGGAATATATCGCTGCTAAAGTGAAGAAGGGAGCAAACGCTGATGTGGCATATGGATATAGCTTTGAAGAGCTCTTAATGTATGCAGTAAGCAAAGGTCTTGGCACAGTTTGGATCGGTGGCACATTATCAAGGGATAAGTTTGAGAAGGCCATTAATCTTAAGGATGATGAAATTATGCCATGCATGAGTCCTATAGGATACGCCGCAGATAAAATGGGTGTTAAGGAAGTTCTTATGCGAAAAGGCGTTAAGGCTGATAGCAGATATGATTTTTCTGAATTATTTTTTGCAAATAGTTTTGAGACACAACTTACAGAAGATAAAGCAGAAGAGCTTGGAATAAAGACAGCTCTCGAAGCAGTTCGTCTTGCGCCATCAGCTGTAAACAAGCAGCCATGGAGAGTAGTTGTTACTGATAATGGAGTTCATTTCTATGAGAAAAAGGATAAGGGCTACGATAATGGAACTTATGATTTGCAGAAGGTAGACCTTGGAATTGCTCTTTATCATTTTGAAAACCAGTGTCGCGAGGAGGGCAAAAAGCTTACATTTAAGCAGGCAGACCCTGGTATTGCAACTCCAGAGAAAACTGAATACATAGCAAGCTACGTATGGTAA